One genomic window of Bacillus mycoides includes the following:
- a CDS encoding SMP-30/gluconolactonase/LRE family protein, with protein sequence MIRNIELIVDAKSSLAEGPCWNEKKQILYWVDIIEKKLCLYNPVNNTNRVITFDQQIGCVVPYLDNIVLLAMERGFYSLNLNTEKLTHIYDPEPHLLENRFNDGKCDPAGRFWAGTTDLYGINGAGSLYSLNNNLNVEKKVSHVNTSNGIAWSPDNTYLYFIDTPTKKIARFHYDIHTGVISNPTDVITFPENEGLPDGMTVDVEGCLWIAHWGGSKITRWNPLTGEQILSIPIPALYVTSCTFGGPNLTDLYITTARTRMTDAELKQYPHAGGIFRIQTNVKGCPTYSFRYETIGAKTL encoded by the coding sequence TTGATTAGAAATATAGAATTAATTGTTGATGCAAAGTCTAGCTTAGCTGAAGGCCCTTGCTGGAATGAGAAAAAACAAATTCTATATTGGGTTGATATTATTGAAAAGAAATTATGCCTTTATAATCCCGTTAATAATACAAACCGAGTGATAACTTTTGACCAACAGATTGGTTGCGTTGTTCCATATTTAGATAATATAGTACTTTTAGCTATGGAAAGAGGCTTTTACTCTCTTAATCTAAATACAGAAAAACTTACGCATATATATGATCCTGAACCACATTTATTAGAAAATCGTTTTAATGACGGGAAATGCGATCCAGCTGGCCGTTTTTGGGCGGGCACTACTGACTTATATGGTATAAATGGCGCCGGTTCCTTGTATTCTTTAAATAATAATCTCAACGTAGAGAAAAAAGTGTCCCATGTAAATACATCAAACGGCATAGCATGGTCGCCTGACAATACATACCTTTATTTTATTGATACACCTACTAAAAAAATAGCCCGTTTTCATTATGACATACATACTGGTGTAATTAGCAATCCAACAGATGTTATCACCTTCCCTGAAAATGAAGGTCTACCCGATGGTATGACAGTTGATGTAGAAGGTTGTTTATGGATTGCACATTGGGGAGGCTCGAAGATTACTAGATGGAATCCCTTGACTGGAGAACAGATTTTAAGTATTCCGATTCCTGCGTTATATGTAACGTCGTGTACATTTGGAGGGCCTAATTTAACTGATTTATATATCACAACCGCCAGAACAAGAATGACGGATGCGGAACTAAAACAGTACCCACATGCCGGTGGTATATTTCGGATTCAAACAAATGTGAAAGGTTGTCCAACATATTCATTTCGTTATGAAACTATTGGAGCTAAAACATTATGA
- a CDS encoding class I SAM-dependent methyltransferase: protein MNRINYIRQEEKKYHDLCYEQYKLFEAGSWLYKPVKTVMGMLNYFEGQKDLQILDLGSGVGRNSIPIAQKIMNSGGTVTCVDLLDSALMKLQVYSKEYGVFEYIKMEQSAIEDYYIAPNTYDYIVAVSSLEHVRSIDDFKKVLQTMKNGTKSGGINCLIVNSNIQEIDLETGEELDALIEINLSTEEMIRTLKSVYNEWQEVKVEIKNLSYDIVRNGKPIKLKTNAITYVVQKM from the coding sequence ATGAACAGAATCAATTACATAAGACAAGAAGAGAAAAAGTATCATGATTTATGCTATGAACAATACAAATTATTCGAAGCGGGATCTTGGCTGTATAAACCTGTTAAAACAGTTATGGGCATGCTGAACTATTTTGAAGGACAGAAAGACCTACAAATACTTGACCTTGGCTCTGGTGTCGGTAGAAACAGTATTCCGATTGCACAAAAAATCATGAATAGTGGCGGCACTGTTACTTGTGTTGATCTACTTGATTCGGCTTTAATGAAGTTACAAGTTTATAGTAAAGAATATGGTGTATTTGAATACATAAAAATGGAACAATCAGCAATTGAAGACTACTATATTGCTCCTAATACTTATGACTACATCGTTGCAGTATCAAGTTTAGAACATGTTAGATCAATAGACGATTTTAAAAAAGTGCTTCAGACTATGAAAAATGGGACAAAGAGTGGCGGTATCAATTGTTTAATAGTTAACTCTAACATTCAAGAAATAGATTTAGAAACAGGAGAAGAATTAGATGCTTTAATTGAAATTAACCTTTCTACGGAAGAAATGATACGTACACTAAAAAGCGTTTATAACGAATGGCAAGAAGTAAAAGTTGAAATAAAAAATTTATCGTATGATATTGTACGTAACGGAAAACCCATTAAATTAAAAACGAATGCGATTACTTATGTCGTTCAAAAAATGTAG
- a CDS encoding acetamidase/formamidase family protein gives MHRIHKEHIIYAMSPENNPCIEVEIGSRLVFETYDCFENQIDSENVVFQELDWNRINPATGPVYIKEAEPGDILVVMIEKIKISEQGVLTTGANLGVIGNELNENTVKIIPIQNEHVIFSDELQIPVNPMIGVIGTAPKEDSISCGTPHDHGGNMDCKEIKEGTTLLLPVNVPGALLALGDLHAAMGDGEIGVSGVEVAGEVTVTVQIIKGKQWPLPMAIQKEKMMTIASEKLLDDAANRAVHNMVTFLHEELEMPKADATLLLSAAGNLKICQVVDPLKTARMELGMDYVEKLGFTLSEFNIK, from the coding sequence ATGCATCGTATACATAAAGAACATATCATTTACGCAATGTCACCAGAAAATAATCCATGTATTGAAGTAGAAATTGGGAGCCGTCTTGTATTTGAAACATATGATTGCTTTGAAAATCAAATTGATTCGGAAAATGTCGTATTTCAAGAACTAGATTGGAATCGAATTAATCCAGCGACTGGACCTGTATATATTAAAGAGGCAGAACCTGGTGATATATTAGTCGTAATGATTGAAAAGATTAAAATTTCAGAGCAGGGTGTTTTAACTACAGGAGCGAACCTGGGTGTAATAGGTAATGAGCTAAATGAAAATACAGTAAAAATTATTCCAATCCAAAATGAACATGTAATATTTTCGGATGAACTACAAATACCAGTTAATCCGATGATTGGTGTCATTGGCACGGCCCCTAAAGAAGACAGTATTTCATGTGGTACGCCGCATGATCACGGCGGGAATATGGATTGTAAAGAGATAAAAGAAGGAACAACATTACTATTACCAGTCAATGTCCCTGGGGCACTATTAGCGTTAGGTGATTTACATGCTGCGATGGGTGACGGTGAAATTGGTGTAAGTGGAGTAGAAGTCGCTGGGGAAGTAACTGTAACAGTTCAAATTATAAAAGGAAAGCAATGGCCACTACCGATGGCTATCCAAAAAGAAAAAATGATGACCATTGCTTCAGAGAAATTGTTAGATGATGCAGCGAATCGTGCTGTACATAATATGGTGACATTTTTACATGAAGAATTAGAAATGCCTAAAGCTGATGCAACTCTTTTATTATCAGCAGCAGGTAATTTGAAAATTTGTCAAGTTGTGGATCCGCTGAAAACGGCGCGGATGGAACTAGGAATGGATTATGTGGAGAAACTTGGATTTACTTTGAGTGAATTTAATATTAAATAA
- a CDS encoding DUF2197 domain-containing protein gives MHMMFYEIICFSCKNVFRVYEGSEKYKRFKEKRKGAYCCDECSHKIQLEAIKHFFR, from the coding sequence ATGCATATGATGTTTTATGAAATTATTTGCTTCTCATGTAAAAATGTATTTCGCGTATATGAAGGAAGTGAAAAGTATAAGCGATTTAAGGAGAAACGAAAAGGGGCATATTGTTGTGATGAGTGCAGTCACAAGATACAATTAGAAGCAATCAAACATTTTTTTAGATAG
- a CDS encoding cell wall hydrolase, translating into MPLIPYNESDVDLLARLIRAEAEGEGRQGEQLVGCVVVNRVFCDCLDFKQLRSVSDAVYQSPGGFEAVQYGYFYQRARDSEKEIARKVLQGEWRWPARWALWYFRPVGSCPPEWYNQPFAGQFKSHCFYEPRGDECPKMYSR; encoded by the coding sequence ATGCCCCTTATTCCATACAACGAAAGTGACGTTGATTTACTAGCACGTTTAATCCGTGCTGAAGCTGAGGGCGAAGGACGACAAGGTGAACAACTTGTTGGATGTGTTGTAGTAAATCGTGTATTTTGTGATTGCTTAGATTTTAAACAACTTCGATCTGTAAGTGATGCAGTATATCAAAGTCCTGGTGGATTCGAAGCGGTACAATACGGATACTTTTATCAACGTGCTCGTGACTCAGAAAAAGAAATCGCAAGAAAAGTGTTACAAGGTGAATGGCGATGGCCAGCCAGATGGGCTCTTTGGTATTTCCGTCCAGTCGGATCTTGCCCACCTGAATGGTATAATCAGCCATTTGCAGGACAATTTAAAAGCCATTGTTTTTACGAACCACGTGGTGATGAATGTCCAAAAATGTATTCACGATAG
- the lysS gene encoding lysine--tRNA ligase: MHWAYEVAHELIRKNPNKETFVCASGISPSGSVHIGNFREILTTYFVVRALQDLGKKTRFIFSWDDYDRFRKVPKNIDLSFAQYIGMPYCDIPDPHGCHNSYAEHFEKEFEKSLQAFGIEVEFIYQHAEYRSGRYNEKILESLYKRKEIYDILMGFKTGECSDEERESFYPATLYCERCGKDATTITHFAELLKTVRYECECGNKNELSILETNKMKLNWKIDWPMRWEVEDVIFEPGGRDHSSETGSYNVSKEIARKIFNYEAPHYVAYDFIGIKGHHEKMSGSSGNSITPSDLLKVYLPEVILFMFAKYKPGAAFHIGLDEDVIRNYTEYERLRDSYENKTLRNEDLFDAIKLSRVDSRFKEYPKFNQVAGTLPLLNFDSSILQDILEKIDRSYGLPEMIAISNRAEYWIRNFQSEKLIAVNQEKNTEFYNTLGERQKKWLVEVCKILRSNKDYSNLMEQLYPICHHENKKIMKENQKQLFTIIYRLIMNQSSGPRIPLLIHVVGARKFVTLLDF; encoded by the coding sequence ATGCATTGGGCGTATGAAGTAGCACATGAATTGATTAGAAAAAATCCAAACAAAGAAACCTTTGTTTGTGCATCTGGAATTAGTCCATCTGGTTCTGTTCATATAGGGAATTTCCGTGAAATATTAACGACTTATTTTGTTGTAAGGGCGCTTCAAGATTTAGGGAAGAAGACTCGTTTTATCTTTTCGTGGGATGATTACGACAGGTTTAGAAAAGTTCCCAAAAATATTGATCTATCTTTTGCACAATACATTGGTATGCCGTACTGTGATATTCCTGATCCCCATGGGTGTCATAACTCATATGCAGAGCATTTTGAAAAAGAGTTTGAGAAATCGCTACAAGCATTTGGGATTGAAGTGGAATTCATTTATCAGCATGCTGAGTATAGAAGTGGAAGGTACAACGAAAAAATATTAGAGTCTTTGTATAAAAGAAAAGAAATATATGATATTTTAATGGGTTTTAAAACTGGAGAGTGTAGCGATGAAGAACGAGAGAGCTTTTATCCAGCTACATTGTATTGTGAGAGATGTGGAAAAGATGCAACAACTATTACCCATTTTGCCGAACTATTAAAAACAGTTCGGTATGAATGTGAATGTGGAAATAAAAATGAATTATCAATATTAGAGACAAATAAAATGAAACTGAATTGGAAAATAGACTGGCCGATGAGATGGGAAGTAGAAGATGTTATCTTTGAACCTGGAGGGAGAGACCACTCATCTGAAACGGGTAGTTATAATGTATCAAAAGAAATTGCAAGGAAAATATTCAATTATGAAGCTCCCCATTACGTTGCTTATGATTTCATTGGAATTAAAGGGCATCATGAAAAAATGTCCGGTTCTTCAGGGAATAGTATTACACCTAGCGACTTATTAAAAGTGTATTTACCAGAAGTAATTCTTTTTATGTTTGCAAAATATAAGCCGGGCGCAGCTTTTCATATCGGACTTGATGAAGATGTGATTCGAAATTATACAGAATATGAACGACTGAGGGACAGTTATGAAAATAAAACGCTCAGAAATGAAGATTTATTTGATGCAATTAAACTTTCTAGAGTTGATAGCCGATTTAAAGAGTATCCAAAATTTAATCAAGTAGCAGGAACTTTACCTTTATTAAATTTTGATTCATCTATTTTACAAGATATATTAGAGAAAATAGATAGGAGCTATGGATTACCTGAAATGATAGCGATAAGTAATCGTGCAGAGTATTGGATAAGAAACTTTCAATCTGAAAAATTAATTGCGGTAAATCAAGAGAAAAATACGGAGTTTTATAACACATTAGGTGAAAGGCAGAAAAAATGGCTAGTAGAAGTTTGTAAAATACTTCGCTCTAATAAAGATTATTCTAACTTAATGGAACAATTGTATCCGATTTGCCATCATGAAAATAAAAAAATAATGAAAGAAAATCAAAAACAATTATTTACCATTATATATAGGCTCATTATGAATCAATCAAGTGGTCCACGTATACCTTTATTAATACATGTGGTAGGCGCCAGAAAATTCGTCACATTATTAGATTTCTAA